One Acropora palmata chromosome 2, jaAcrPala1.3, whole genome shotgun sequence genomic window, GTCCAGTTAATGCGCTCCTACGTTAACTTGAAACAAATACACTGACACTATGATTTTACGTCGCTGATGGGCGAGAGAACCTGTTCACGATAGCACTGAGTTCACGGcgcacaaaaaaaacattagatTATAAAAAAGTATTCGACTCTCCGCGAATCAAGAAGTCCCTTAATAAATATTGAGAGCTCGAATTACATAAAAAGCCCACTTAACTTAGACCGAAAGTGTAACATGTGGTTTTAGATggtagcgaaaaaaaaaaaaaaaggtattgtttttgtcatcTGCATTATTCATTCGACGATCTAACAATACATCAGGTGTATGTTATCATCGTAAGTAACAGCTCTTTAAAATGTATGAGATTGGGGTTTGATTACTTCTGGTCAAGTACGCCTGGCGCGCTTGTCGAAAACGCCGTTAAATCACTTATCAATTAAGCGTCGCAGGAAGTAACGCTCTAGTTTCGAGATGTCCTTTTTCGTGATTGGCCTCAAATTCCTCGCCCGCTGCGTTTTTGGCCAACGGTCGGGTCCGCCACAATTGATCTTGGCCAAAAGCATCCCTTGATTGGTTATTTTGATTGTGAGCATGCTGTTCTTGGCCAAGGCTGTCATTAAGTAGTTTAGGTTGTATTTTATAGTTATTCACCGGGGAAATCAAGAAACAAGGGTACAAAGCTAGTGAGCAGTTTTTTCCCTCTAGATGGCACAATATGTAACGATTACTTTTCAACGTGTTTATTCACTAAGGCTGCTAGGGCTTATgaaatagaccactttcataaatggcggcttttttgttattcctttgtatttatattaattagacctactggcctcactttggttgaaatattctttagaattttgccCTTGGCAATGAGGCTAGtagggcttattagcattaaaacaaaagaatattaaatttgattgtcattatgaaagaggtctatgaTAAAGTaaacgaaatgaaaacaaattcaaattaaatcgagaaaaagaaaaggaaatcaCCATTATTCAATGTGACTCGATTGGGGCAATGGTTTTGTTCGTGCTTTTTTCCTGCTCTTCTAGATACGTGGAGAACTTGACATCTAATCAATCAATGAGTTATTCATATGTATTCTGATCGTCACGATCACTGTCATAAAgctttaaaaaagcaaattaatgAAGATGTACACCTGTTTAATGATCTCACGAGTGAATTCAGTTCCACACTTTAAGACCACGTATTGTATCTAGTATAGATGTGCGGCCAGGGCCAGGTGCATCTTTGTGCCTCGACGAAGCAGgttaaacaaaattgaacaacCTTCTACCGTTTCTTTAAAAGCTAATCGCATTTCATGATGCCTAGACTCCATCGCAGGTTCAATCTGACGAGAATGAAGTGGTTTTGCAGATAACCGGAAAGAGATGCGTTAAAACGAAGTAATTGAATAAGGTTGTGTAGTTATTATATGTTCCCAATATTTTCGGTGTTAGTCAGGGCCTAACTTCAAGGCGTAGTGAAGTTAGGAAAATATAATCAAGCAATCCTCAGACGCGTCCACCCAACTTTGCTTCATTGTGTCGTTTTGGTTTACATAATATATTTACTGGTTAGATCGGTCAAGATAAGTCATCTTTGCTTTGTCCACTTGGTCCAAAACgcaaaaattgttaaaagcAGCATACGTAGCGCACGCGGAATGGTTTTGTTATCACTCATGCAGGTCATTCAGCTGTTCACAGgtgcagccgaggagttgaaccagggaaaCCCAGAAGACATTCAATCCTATTATTATAACCTTGTTTATCCTTATAACTCATATGCTATCGTAGCATGGGGCAGTAACTGCAAGACGAATACAGAGAAAATCCAAACTAAGCAACTTCATATGGTAAAAATACGGCTAGTGCATTACCGTTAATTAATTGCTGCGAGCAAAGTGAGCAGCGACATTACTTTCGACGATTCTCGGAAACACGCGCGCCAGATGGTAAGAACCCTGTGCCAGCCGATGTCATGAATGATTACCCATCGGCCATCTCGGCACACTCTAAAATGGCGGTCGTCGCCTGCACTTCTGTTATTCCTTTCGTTCTTTATCAGCTAGGACAAACTAAatagtctttttcttttcacggTCGACGGAAAACCACtctaacaataattgtttactgatttttcaaaaccaattgaaTAACTCAGCTGAAACAAAGATAACAAGATTTAAATCTACGACTCTaaatgttaaagaaaattctaaaatcACTTTCGCAgcatttcacttttgtttaaAACGGCTAGtgttttttatattttaacaGTAAAGAATAGATATCGACTCCATGCTATCAAATTCACACATGCATGGCATAAAGGCTCCTTGCCTAAAccatttcatcatttttagCGCCGGTGGATATATCCACGAGTTTTGGTGAGAATCTTTATTCAAATTGTCACTCCTGGGTAACCGGAAGTATGAtctaattagccaatcaggatggaACACACTGACTAGTGCATAAAGTAAACTTCCGATATTAACAGTAGCGACAGTGCCACCATGATTCCAGTATGCTGGCAGCGCAGATCATCATAACACTCACTCAGTATGCGACCAAACAAAATTGCATAAAATTcgaatgaaaacaaatgctGGCAAACGAATGATCTCATTGATACCAGGGAATAGATCTTTGGCAACGAATCTCTTATCACTTTAAAGATCTCAACCCATTTGCTTTCTCCAAAGCTGTCAAAGATCATTTCCTGACTTAGCAACATTAAATTATGAcaaaagttattttatttatacCTTTccttctaatttttgaccctcGTTTTGTGTAAGACTGATTTTGACTTAAATGAGATGGAGGCTAGCTAATAACCAGCTCGCGGTTTTTTAGCCTTTTTAGGTaccaaattaaaaacaatatatTGGAGTTGGTTTCATTTGCATTGGCTAAGGGAGGGTCACTTTTCCAGAATTTAAACGGCTTGCTCTTGTCGAAGAAAAAGTTTCATAGGACGTTTTAAGAAGTATTGGCTTATCAAGGAATCacgaaaaagagaaacaagcGAACTATAAAAGACGgcaaaattaacttttataGCAAAATTACTACAGCTGCAAAGTTTCTTTATTGCTGAGTGATGTCCTGTCAATGATGACAGACACCGTCTTCGTACATTCAGGATGCATGCATCTTTTTATAAATGAGCATTTTTAGTTAGAGAAGATCATTCAGTGTACTATGAATATAATGTCGGCTTCTGCTCCTGTTTCCTTCTGAACTTAGACTGAAAGTATAACATGTGGTTTTCCGTGCTTGGATGGCTCCTCACTCTTCTGGTCGTCGCTGGAAACGGACTTGTCGTATTTCTTAATCTCCAAAGGAAGCAGATGCGAACAATACCAAACTGTTTGATTGGATCCTTAGCAGTGGCTGATATTTTTGTCGGATTCTCCTATTTCCCATCGGTCTTCTTCGAGTTGCAAAATGACATCTCAGGCGCTTGTCCGGGTGGAGCGGTTTTTATTGTGAGACACTATTTTCAATATTGTTCCGTCACAAACTTGTGTGCCGTGTTAGGGGAGCGCTACTTTTCTATTAACCAGCCGCTTCAGTATGCTACGAAGGTAACatggacaaaaataatttatctcGTACTTGGATCATGGATAACACCATTGCTAGCTTTTGTTATACCGAAAACTATcattgacttttatgctttcaaaaattgccaaattttcGCAATTCTCAAAACGATCATGTTTAATATGCTTCCTCTATTTCTACTCATAATATTATCCGTGCGCGTTCTTATTATTGCGTGGAGGCTAGATCGCGAATCACGCGCGTTGAATGCTCAGGTTCGCTTCTACCACAAACGCGAGACTTTACAGATTCCAAGAACTGGTCCTGAATTATTTGGGAGAAAGGCGACTGTCAATATGATGATAATTGTCATggtgatattttttctctgCTCTACTGCCGAAAACTGGAAGGAATTCTGTCTGGGAGGGAACTTACCTGCTAGCTGTAAAATTACGCCAAATGTTCACAACGCCTTTGATCTACTTTGTATTCTTAATTCAGCTGCAAATCCGATTGTCTACGCATTTCTGAAGAAGGATTTCAAAGAACGTTTAAGACAACTCGCAAATTGCAACAGGCCAAGGCGCTAATATGTAAAAGGCCTGGCAATGAGTAACTGACTTCAATATATTGTCCTCAACCATTCAAGAAATCAGCACAAAGCTTAATTTAAACGATCCCCAATTGTTGGACTATTGCCGCGTACCGTTGACCATTCCTTGCTGTGAAAGGGAATCATGAAAAATTGCACTCCAAGGATTGGAGAAGAGGGAGTAACATTGCATAGATAGTTGTGTTGGTGCTCACCTGACAGGAAGTCGTGATTTTCCAAACTTTTTATAGGCTGGTATTAATTTTGCAATGCATGCTGCATATAAGGCGCTGGGTGCAGTCTTGGCACAATATAAGAGGAGGCGTAGCGCGTGCGTTCCTCCTGGTATTACTGGGATGACTGGCAGGAGCAGTAATAAGGTGAGAAATGAAATGGCCCTCGCCTCGTAAGAGCAGACCGTTAGCAGGCTCTCCGAATCTCTCATTCGCTCGAATGGCAGGAACCAGGGCGAAAACTTGCCACATTCAGGAAGATCCCATGAGCTTCATCTCCTTGGTGATTAAACATAATTTTTCTTCACCCCTCCCCTATAGATGGTTGCAGAATTGGGACGACTAGCGATTTAAGTCAAGGGACTTGAAGCTAAAGATGACTTGAAAGTTGTCAAAACGTCAGtcattaacaacaacaatccttctcctgggttcaaaccatttcaaTTATTGCATTCTACAGAGGAAGACGCAAACTTAATTTTGAGTTGGGTTCTTTGGCCTTTGCAATTAGTCTTTCTGTTCAAAATGGTACTGGCTAATTTCGAAATTCCTGCAAGGACACCAGAATGGCCTCCCatcgtttaatttttcaggGTCCCTACCAATCAAATCTCTAGGGTACACTTTAAATAAGCGAGAATTCCAGGACAGTATTTGCTTGAGATATGATTGGAGAATCCCAATTACACCtagctattgtttatttaggGTTAAGAATGACATCAATCATGCCCtctcatgtaaaggcaaaagGTGGATATGTGATGATGAGACACAATTGTATAAGAGATCTTGAAACTGAAATTATGCAAGAAGTGTGTAGCGACGTCAGAATTGAGCCTGAACTCATGCCACTTGACAACAACTTGACGAGGAATGGAAACAACGCAGAAAATGCTCATCTAGATGTGTCAGGTATTGGAGTTTGGGGGCCATTTGAAAGAACGTTTTTAGACATAAGAGTTATGCACCCGAATGCTCCTTCGTACGTTGATAAAAGTATTGGTCAGGTGTATATTGCtcacgaaaaagaaaagaaaagagcatATAGCGAGCGAGTGATACAAATGGAAAAGGGCATGGAAAAGCTGATAGACATCACCAGCGAATCGCTTCTCTAATAGctgagaaaagaagagaaagctATGTGGATGTCCTGGACTATATTAGAACAAGACTCAGATTCTGTTTATTGAAGAGCGTTTTAATTGCAATTAGAGGGTTTCGAAGAAAGAGATTCAAAGAAAATACTACACCAATCTCTTCTCTCTCTTTCAGTTTGATCGACTTTGATAAAGTAGAGTAATTAAAATGTTACAGTGCCTAAAGCAACTTGTATAGAATTGGTAATTTTTTCAGGTGGTGCATTGATTTGTAGTCTGGCTTTAAAAGGAACAATTTTGTATGATAcctagttgttgtttttgttaaatcCTGTTTTGGCACAGAAATTATTGTGGTTATTCTTCTCGATAGccaatgtttcattttattttatcacgTATACagatatataatatataatacaTATTTTAAGCATCTCACAGTTCTGTCTACGTGAACTCCTTCGgtctttgcttttttattaTCTACATTCATTGTtgtttaagcaatagaaaacgttttccgtgtttgcatagcctgatataaacacgagaagggttgggagaattcgagacatttatgcaaacccgagacgaagtcgagggtttgcataactgtcgagaattctcccaacccttcgagtgtttatatcaggctatgcaaacacaggaaaaaagtttcctattgcttttataaaataacttcctctaaaaactacaacgcgggaaaagatgaaaaattcattttacttatcaaaacgtatcttcctacaacattaatttgacaatgggatttttcaactgaccaatcaaaactctgatcaatcaaaatttaaactgactctgaccaatcaaaatttaaactctctttcgatgtggcgtgtgtacaacttacatcacgcaagcgtgtttacatactctcatgcaaacacgcctctcggccaatcagagcgcgcgtactatcttagttattttataaaatttattttctaatGCTGATTGTTACATTTTGAccaataaattgttttcattttcaaataataatcaatacGCAGTCTGATACGCCTGATAAGAATCGAGAAGGAGGAGGTCTCTTTCTAGTATTCTCAAGTCcgctaaattaaatttttagaCGATTGCTTGAAATGATTGCAATATCTGTTGAAGTTCACGTAGTCATGCGTCTGGTTGTGGCAGGGTTAGCACATAGGGTGGTTGGGTACTAGTTCCGAGTCTTCCTTACCAACGTGGAACGCCTTGTTGATAATCGACTGCCACGAAAACAACTTTGTCCATTCGCCTCTGAGAATCGTGAAACATGTTGTGACCAACTGTTGATTGTATGAGTGTTTGTTTGtctcaaaactgaaaattgccCGCCTTTTGCGTCAGAAAGATCAGCTTTGATCCGCATGAAATATGCAAGCCGAAAGGGAACGGCCTTTTATTATCCGGCATTTCACTTCGATAACGAGAATCTTCGGGCTGTTTACCAGTGCAGGTATTGTAGAACGTGCTGTCATCCTTTATGAGATCTCATATTAGGTGAAAATGTGATAGCTCCCGCTGCATCTACCCTGCCTGAGATGATTAAGGAGGAAGCGTGTCTGAGTGACTAGGGCGCCGAACTTGAAACCAAGCCCTGCTCTGACCatcagctggatttgttcgaAATAGCCTCTGGTTGAACTCTTCGGCTGTGTTTCTACATAGCCTGAAATAGTCTGCCTCCTGAGATTCTGAACCTGTTCTGGACTAGATTTCAGAATACCCCCTCACTTATTAGCGCATGAATTACTAGGTGTATTGTTTTCCATATCTCGTTCTTTTAAGAGAAGAAGGCAATAAGCAAGTAAAGGAGGGGGTATTCTGAAATTGCTCCCAGTTCTGTATTCTGTTACTGTTTGTTTAGTGGATCCACATATCAGCGCATATAattatgatcctcacagtttttAGAACTACTAAGCAGTCATGAGAAAGGCCTGAAGGAGATTTGAACCCTAACCTCTGTGATGCTGGtccagtgctctaccagttgagctataaGGCCAAATGGGAGCTGGTTGTTATGTGGGTCAATGATAAGCCCATAGATGATGGATTAAGATCACCTACAGACGAGGGATTTAcggtatttacccgtgtataatgtGCGCCCGCGTATAATACGCACCACTATTTTGGActgcactttgaaaaaaaaaaagggaagcaGAAAACAGAGGAAGTGCTTACGAAAAAATAGCATAAAAACATCATGATTTGGAAACATTCTAAAAACGACAACTCGATCACCTCTTTAGAAATGTGACTCTATGCACCGGCCACGAAATGATCAGTTCTTCCAATGGACTCTTTTGGCAGTCAGGTCAAATTTGCTCAATTTTCGGACCTTTTTCAGCGCAAAAAAAGTGcgcattatacacgggtaaatatgATAGATCTAAATTCATCATCTACAGGCTCATCATCAACCCACATAAcaaccagctcccagttggcctgatattTTAACTGGTAGAATGCTGCACCTGCATTGCCGAGGTTTGGATTCAAATACccattcaggcctttcttgctACTCTAATTTCCAGCCATTTACCCTCACGGTAGATTACCCGCGTTGGCCGATTATTGtatacaggaaaaaaaagtccaGAAATTACCACACTGGTGGATAACCCACACcttaaaagcaaagaaaatttgtacaatAAGAGATAGAATTCACTAATTTAAAGGCAAATTTAGATAAGTAAGCTTTTCTGTAATTCAAGCTGTTGTGTCTGATTAAGCCTTACGTGGTAAcataatgttttattttcaatcaCGCGTTCAAAAGAATACTCTGCTACTCCAGGACCTAGGTACCCACTTTTTCCTCATTAGAAGTGTATATCCCATTTATCAACGTTTCACACACAACAGAATGTGAATTCACGGTCACATTTATTAGTTGCGAGCAATGATTTGTTGAAATAAGACTGAGGcgaataaaaaaatgtatatcTCAGGTTCTACCATGCCTAACAGTTAGGTTAAAGCGGGAAAATTCTCTTTATCTCAAGCTAGTcccatgcaataaaattcgTTGAGAGGTGGAAACGCATGTAGGTAAGATATCagtattttcaagttttgatGGCAGACTGTGATTAGCCCATTGAGACCCTTGTGGAAAGGTTCATTATGAAATTTAGTGAGACATGAAATACCTATGAACTGTTGTAATGACTGAGGTGCATTTTTGCAATTAATAGTTAATTTTAGGGTGTTTGAATCATGGCCTGTTGTTGTCCCATTAGAGAATTAGCTCTGTAATAGGTTAACAGAAATATTTGGCATGGTTATTCTGCTGTTTCTtgaaacaaggcttaaaacaCAACTTTGGCTTATGGAATTTTTGCCCAACTAGCCATTTTGACTGGTGAAATATCTATAAGTAATCTGTAATGCAGGACTGCCAAAAGATAACTGAAGTGGAATTTATAGCTTTAAACAAGTTGCAAAAGGAAAGGAAGCAATGTTGTACTATCGAGACAAGCAGAAATAGTATActaaaatgttgttttcatcAGTCCTGGAAGAATTTCATGCAATCATCATAAATGCAATATCTGTGTATCCTCTCAAGTGCTCAATACCCTCCATTTCCTGAAACTAAATAAATCTTGCTtgtaaaaaagtatttttggcTAGTGCCACAAAGTGGTAAGCTACCTCTAGTGAGTGGACCAGTGATTGTGGAGGCTAATGTCTAAAGTTCTGAACATGCTATTAAAATATTTGGAAGTGTGACAAGAGGTAGATTAATATTTGAATACCAGGgtgttattttatttggcAGCATTGAAGAACAATGCAGAATGCAAGAAACGTTTgctttaataattaattttaatttaatgacAATCAAAAAAGTGACAAGGTATTGTGTTGTTCGAACCAAATGGAATGTTGGATAAGAAATTGCTTGGTGCTAATGTTTAATAAAATAAGTTGTGCTTTCCAACTCTTATTAGCATTATGGTGGACAGGCGTCTTTATGGCTGACAATGAGGACAAAAGAATAGCAGCTTACCTTATGTAAGTGATGCAAGAGTTTTTTGcttccaataattttttgtttatttcatgttgTAACATTGTTTTGTCGTTGACTGAGTTAGTAAAGTTCAGTGATTAACTGTGTGTTATGCAATGAGTCCAAAATTAGAAGAGTCTTTTGCAAGGGATAATTTAACTACCTatttcaaagcattttattaaaagCTAACAAGGCTTTGCTGTTCCTTTATTCCAGGATATGTGGAGTGGCTGTCACATTTTTTGAGATAGCATTCATTTTGAATAAATGTGCATGTTGCAGGTGATGTAACTACTGTGTGATTGTACCGTGATCCACGTTTAATTCTGATGAAGAAGAAATATATTCAagttaaattttgtcttttccttTGTCCCTCTCTTCCATTCAGtagcaatgataataatgttcttgataataattatgtttaaaaCTGCTTTGATAATTAGATTTACTCAAACCAGTTTTTAACTTTGCCCATCCTATGTGTATCACCAGTTGATTAGCTTCTGTTATTATTAAACTGATTTGTTTAATACTTCTATGCTAGTTTGCAGTTGTAGTCAAGATACTGCCAGTGGTAAATAGATTATTGTATTATTGAtggaataaataaacaattaaaTCAATAAGGGAGTTATTTAAGAAATATTCAACACTGTTCCTTACAGCTGTCGATTGATGTCATTTTTAAGACtacggaaaaaaaataaaaagaataaaatgctTGTAATTTAAACTttctacatttttttcttccctaGTGAGGACAGCTTTGCCCACACCTTGTGGAAGTATCTGCTAGCCATTGATAACTGGAAGAAATCGTTGTTATATGCCTCACTGTCTGTAGTGTGCTACTTGCATCCGGATGAGTACTGGCAAGCCTTAATTGCGGGTGTTATGCTAGATGTCACAGCTCTGATGTACCTCATTCGGACATTTAGAACTAGAAATGAGAGGGAACCCTATAAATATAAACAGCTGGAGATCAATTGATCCAATCTCTTTGCTTTGTAACTccagaatttttttgtttcaaatatcCCCTTAATTACCATGGTTGTCATTTCTGGCTAAACCCATCCAACCCAAGCGATAAAAGCCTTTGTTGTATTGTCACCATTGATAACTTTATCATTTCATTCCCTGTTTATTTTGTGAAGTTTTAGTGATGGTGGTATAATGTACCAATGGGTGGTATTATTTGTTTGGTTTCCCCAGAGCATGTgatttacataattatttttttctcaaatctTAGTGATATATTAATACAAATTGTACTATATATTGACAAGTAACATTAAACAATAGTAAATTGAAAacccaataataataataatggtagtagtagtagtagtagtagtagtagtagtagtagtagtaataatagtaataataataataataataataataataataataataataatagtaataataacaataataataataatgataatttcaaCTATTGGACTGGTGTGTAGGTTATCTTAATCGGTTGGCTTTGCGGAACAGACCATTATAATAGTTGGATACAAGGTGTGATGTTTATTGAGGAAGTCTCATGATTTATACGTGTTACACACCAGCTCTTGACTGTGCACAACCAATGCAATTGTGTATGTGAGGCTGTGGTAAAAAGTGGCATAATCTGTTAACTTTGGCTTTACTCTCTTTGCTAAAGCCAGCCAATATAATTCATGTGACTTGTACTCACTTAAGCATAATATGGCAATGTAGGCTACAAGACCTCTCTAGCTCCCTTGTGAGTTAATTTCCAGGATAACTTGAAGCAGTAATAATTTGTGGTAAAATAATGGTTATTTTGTAGTAAATATTTATGAATACAGGTAAAGAGATCAATAACAAACATATCACTTCAAATGACCAAGCTGTACGATTCTtatgttgaaacaaaattaaactattATTGATATAACTTATATACATATAGAATAACAAAGAAATCCATGTCGTGTGTTCTGTACTCACGTTTTGGGGGGTTTCTTTGTCTTTGGAATGATTAACATTACGATTTGGCACTGATGGGCTTTCTGAGCATGTTGGTTGAGTTGCTATTAATTTTGGtatcaaaatattttgtgcAGAGACTTTTTTGgcaacttttcttttccctgAAGGCACTTGAGACACCACACGATTCTCTTGtcatataaaaaaaagaagcattaAGTTCAGTATCTTGAAATTGAATGGGTTTGTTCTTCAAGAGattccaaaattgaaaatctcaTTTTAATAGCAATGGTTTATCAGATCATTACTTTCAGCGatgacttgaaaaaaaatagagaaaattcAATGCCTTGACTTTTGGCGTGGGGAAAGAATTTGGTCttgagaaaattattttcgcGCGGGAACTTGTGGGTTATCCCGCAACTTACTATGCGGGCTAATTATTCATTGAAACGCATGACGTCACTTGCCAAGTGACCCAAATTCGAGGATCTAATTTGGTGGCCATGTTGTACGCCATATTTGTGGAATATTATTTCAGGAAAAGAGTGTCATGACTCGTCCAAGATGCCGAAAGAAAAGCATGAAAATAACGATATTCGAAGAAATTATACGCTTATGAGTGCGGAAGATGCAGCA contains:
- the LOC141873964 gene encoding octopamine receptor beta-2R-like, with product MWFSVLGWLLTLLVVAGNGLVVFLNLQRKQMRTIPNCLIGSLAVADIFVGFSYFPSVFFELQNDISGACPGGAVFIVRHYFQYCSVTNLCAVLGERYFSINQPLQYATKVTWTKIIYLVLGSWITPLLAFVIPKTIIDFYAFKNCQIFAILKTIMFNMLPLFLLIILSVRVLIIAWRLDRESRALNAQVRFYHKRETLQIPRTGPELFGRKATVNMMIIVMVIFFLCSTAENWKEFCLGGNLPASCKITPNVHNAFDLLCILNSAANPIVYAFLKKDFKERLRQLANCNRPRR
- the LOC141873976 gene encoding transmembrane protein 72-like; this translates as MQAERERPFIIRHFTSITRIFGLFTSAALWWTGVFMADNEDKRIAAYLMICGVAVTFFEIAFILNKCACCSEDSFAHTLWKYLLAIDNWKKSLLYASLSVVCYLHPDEYWQALIAGVMLDVTALMYLIRTFRTRNEREPYKYKQLEIN